A genome region from Dickeya dadantii NCPPB 898 includes the following:
- the rsmS gene encoding pleiotropic regulatory protein RsmS, whose amino-acid sequence MSLENETPEVKLAVDLIMLLEDNQIAPNVVLAALEIVRRDYQSKTNDQSKADAPPHQAPA is encoded by the coding sequence ATGTCGCTGGAAAATGAAACGCCAGAAGTTAAGCTGGCGGTCGATCTCATCATGCTATTGGAAGACAACCAGATAGCGCCGAACGTGGTGCTGGCGGCGCTGGAAATCGTACGCCGTGACTATCAGTCGAAGACCAACGATCAGTCGAAGGCCGACGCCCCGCCCCACCAGGCGCCCGCCTGA
- the priC gene encoding primosomal replication protein PriC yields the protein METQALLAVLERQIDTLARDVEPIAARQAPRSRFDRQLFSCYGTRLGDYLDEIRHNYQHLQQYVQEQRLDRVAFMAEKLLAQMTALQRELATQPLREQEPATPEPQDRYQKLAEYQGYERRLLAMIQDRESMLATQSQLSEQQRLQRELAALEGRLTRCRQALSRLERQIERQEQGF from the coding sequence ATGGAAACACAGGCACTGCTGGCCGTGCTGGAACGCCAGATTGATACGCTGGCGCGGGATGTCGAGCCGATTGCCGCGCGACAGGCGCCCCGTTCGCGTTTTGATCGCCAGCTATTTAGCTGTTACGGCACCCGGCTGGGCGATTATCTCGACGAGATCCGTCATAACTACCAGCACCTGCAGCAATATGTACAGGAGCAACGTCTGGATCGGGTGGCGTTCATGGCGGAGAAATTGCTGGCGCAAATGACGGCGTTGCAGCGGGAACTGGCGACCCAACCGCTGCGGGAGCAAGAACCCGCGACGCCGGAGCCACAGGACCGCTATCAGAAACTGGCGGAATATCAGGGCTATGAGCGTCGTTTGCTGGCGATGATTCAGGATCGGGAAAGCATGCTGGCGACCCAGAGCCAACTCAGCGAACAGCAACGCCTGCAACGCGAGCTGGCGGCGCTGGAAGGCCGGCTGACTCGCTGCCGTCAGGCGCTGTCGCGGCTGGAGCGTCAGATTGAACGTCAGGAGCAGGGGTTTTGA